TATCCCTTCGTGGAGATGGCGAGCGGGGAGGGGGTTGGAGGTTGAGCTCGTGCTTTCGGGCGGAAGAGGCAGAAGCGAGGTGCGGCGCAAGCGAGGAGGGCGATGAAAGGTTGATGGCGATGGAGAGCGGCTCCCGGAGGATAGATCTGCGCATTGGTGTGGAGGGAAGCAGCGACTGTACCGGAGGCGACGCGACGGCGATGACGAGCGGCAACGGGAGGTACGAAATTATCTCCAAACTCTTTCAGATCTGAGTTTTTTTTGCGCCAATCGGGTGATGGAGCTATGTGTGCGAATCGTGAATCAGGTGATGGAGGGCCGACGACTTGTCGTGCGGAGTAGAGGGGAGGAGCATCGGTTCAGATTGTGGGGATGTTCGGGCGTTGCTTGGGGTGGTACCTCGGGGGTGGGgggtgggggaggggaggggtcTGCTCACCTCAGAGCCTTCTCAGTTTGGTGGGCTATCTCGGGTAGGTCTTGTTGGTCTGTCGGCGCCGACTGGATGTGTGTCACCATAGTGCGACGTCGGCCTCGGTAGGAGCTTCCGGCTACGTGTGTGCTCATGGCCTCCCCTGATTCGTTGTTGTAGATGGACGCAGCAGCGCTTGCCACTCTCGtgtcgaagatgcaggaccaaGTGTAGGAGGCGGCTGCTGCGTTGAAGAAGGCGGCAAGCGACAACTTGAGTCCGGATAGCACCCCTGCTGCTATGGAGCTCAACACATCACTTATGGAGGTCGACTCCATTGCGGTGGACTTGGATCAGCTAGTTTTTCAAGTTGAGGATGTCCTCCGCGGCGGTGTTGTGCCCAATCATGTTGGTTTGGGCGACAATAGCAGCGCGACAGTTGAAGAGGAAGCATCAGGATCCAATGACATTGATGACGACGACGTCCTTCCCGATGACTGAAGCTCCGATGATGTCCTGTGTGCTGATACAGATGATGGCCTATCCATTGAATCTGATCGTTCGTGGAGGTTGTAGTCGGGTCAGGTGTTGGTTACTTTAGTAGAGTGAAATGGTGTGGTATTGTGGTCAGCATGCCTTTTGATATATGTGGAGTTTAGCTATAATTTGAACCCTACAAGGCCTATAATTGTTAAACTTATGAATGCCTGGGTTGCCATGGTTGTATGCTATTTTAGTTTATGTAGGGCAGATTTGTTAAGTTTTAGAATGCAAGGATTTGGGATTGCAATCTATGAACTTTGAATCTGGATTTGTTCTGAAATTGTAAGGTGTTCTAGCTGACCATTTTTCTGAGTCTAACAGCTACTTTTGTTGATATGCATGCTTGCTGGTGGCAGTACACTCCAATCAGCTAAAGTTTTAATAGGACTGCAGTGCAATTGGGATATCTTTAGAGTTTTCAATTCTAATCTGGGTGCAGCAATTTGTGTTAATTTTCAATTGGATTCTTCCGATTGGGTTGGTGACTCGATAATGCCTTTTGTTTTATTGTGTTTGTGTAGTAACCTGACCATGTATTAACTTGTTTGATCGTTAGAGCAGACTAGATATCCCGCGAATGGGTCAGGGTTCTATTGTGTCTACAAGAAGCCATTTTAGTGGCTTAATACTTGTATGTTGTAACTTGGTAGACATTTTATGGATGTAGCCCTGTCTCTTGTGATCGATTATGATGACCACGCCAGATTTCTGCTCCAGTAGCTATGTTTTTTGGGAACGATGGTCACAGTTCTCTCATCTCCTCACGTGAATGAAGGACCAAGCTGCCATCCTAGCTATTCCACTTCACTCTTTGGTTGGTGTGTTTGTCCACAAACTCTAAAATGCAAGGGAGAATGGTCGACCATACTGCTTCCAACCAGAGAACAAACCTGTATAGACCCCTGAGTGAATTAGTAGTAAGTTTTTGAAGTACACTGAATATAGCTAACTTCACTATGGAACAAGATAATCAGTTCAACTAGTTGTATTGACATATATATGAAATCATATGTAAACCATAGTTTTGTAGTGAGCATGATCCTATTAAAAGGTCTAGTTATCTATTCCAGGTGTAATTATCTATTTCACTATCTCAAAGTACCTGAGTGTGGTTGCCATTGCGGTTGTTCTTTGTTATCAATTTCTAGAACCAGGATCAGAAAAGCAAGACAATGCTTTGATGTACTACCCTTTGTTATGTTTTATCAGTTGAAATGTTTGGGAGATGATCTTCCAGTAATGCAGGCTGCATGGTGACCCTAAACTTTTTCATCCTAGCTGACTAAACCTCCAAATGGAGTATGGAAGACAATAACATTTTTGTCACTAGGATATAGAACAGGTCTCCAACAAAAGGTATAAAAAATTGAAATGCCATATAACTGTCTGACAAAATAAGGGTCAGTACATATGAAAAAATTCTAATCACTGCTATTCCTGTAAAATTCTAACCTCAGCACATATCTTTAGAGTAGTAGTAGTGCAGCTGTATGGTTGGTTTGGGTCAGAAGAGTTAGCTTACAAAGTACATATCCTTATAGATTTCATATGAATTAGCCATTCAGTTGCATGTTcatgttcctttttcttgtgaTGTGCAGGTGCTCCATGGATCCATTTTACGAGAGTTTCTTCAGGACGGAGTGCAATGGATGACTTGGTCCGTGCTAGATATGCAGGAGAGACCCTCCACTGTTGCACCTACATTGGAAATGGGCCACTTTGTGGTTGCAGGCACTCCTGTCTTGCACCTCGTGCCCGATGAGGCCATGGGGCAGGTCAGCATGGGTAGCGATGATAAGGGGACGGAGAAGGTGATCACCTCCAAGAGGAACAAGAAGGCATAGCTCAAGACGGACTGAACAAAGTGGACAGACGAGGAGGACGAGCTGCTCGTGTCTGCATGGTTAAACGTGAGCCAGGATCTTATAGTTGGAACTGATTAGTCAAAGGAGATGTACTGGGGCAGGATCGCCCATTACTTCAACACGTACAGGAAGTCGTCTATGATGCAAAGGTCAGACAAGGCTTTGATCAACCACATGAAGCTCATCACGAACGCAGTTAGCAAGTATGCGGTGCACGTGAGGAAGGTGGAGCAGCTCAATGCTAGCGGGACCAACGAGCGTGACAAGGTATGCACATATTTTTCATGTTGGAGCACTAAAGAAGACATACAATCATGTGTTTTTGAATGACCCAATTTAGCTATTCCATTTGCAATATAGTACTACTAGTAGAGTCCTGCAACTGGGAACAAGTTTTTTTCATGTCATCATTGTGCATTCTCCCCTCCTCACATTTTACCTAAAAATTCATTATACATTCTGATTGCTTGTTGTCAATACAAACTGTAACTAAAACAACTCAATAGTTCTTGTCATTTTGGAGGACCAAGCTATGTAATCAATAACGTCTAGTCTTTCCATTTCTTTCCTGCATAATGGGGATGATGTTAAAAAGAAGACAAAAATTGGTAGAATCATTAACTAGGAAGTCATAGTGATTAAAATGGCTAGGTACCACAATGGAGTAAAGAGAAATCCAATCCCTTATTAAAATTGCTATTAGGTAGACAGAAAGGAGAGAAGAACATACCTACATGAGGATAACTGTGCCATTTAACTAGGTTCACATCACCACCAAGCTCAAGTAGACGTTGGCCAAAATTTTGAACAACTGAACATATTGCAAGTTGACCATCCTCTGAACAGAGTGTTAGTATTGGACCAACATGCTGCATTACAAAGGACTAAAGTTACATATATTCACAAATATGTTCAACTTCGACTAGGCTATACATCAATGTGATCAATAGAGTGACATATCCCTGATGAGTATAGTGTTTCCCAATATTCTTTATGTTGTTCTTCAAATGTGATCAATAAACTGTAGTTGTGTCATTCACTCATGTTTCCCTTGTTGCGCAGATGACTCGTGCTTGCACAGTGTATAAGGGGATTGAGGGGAAGCCTTTTGCATACACGCATTGTTGGGTCATGCTTGCCGACCACCCCAAGTGGCATGCGCACGAGGCCACTGATCTAAACCCGTAGACGCACGTTGCTTATGCCTTCGCAAGGTGCTTATGCCGGATTTGCAAGGACTCAGTGTAGTGTGGTCTAGTTTGTAATAATTTCGACAGACTTTGAAACTGTGTGTGGATGTGGCCAAACTCTTTTAGTCATATGGTATGGTTGTATGCCACCTTGAGTATTTGAACTCGTTCAACGTAGTTTCTGTGTAGGTCTCATGCTTTACTGCATGTACGGTTTCACCTGATTGTTAGCCAATATTTGCACGTAAGTTCAGTGCAGTTCGATTTAGAGGTTTTCTGGTTTTTGTGTTAGCCAATCATGTTGCAAGAATATATGCAGTCCTGCTATGAAAAGTCAGTGTACCAGGCTCAGTGATGCATCATATATGTAGTCCTGCTATGAAAAATCTCAGTGGAGTCGTGGAGGTTTCAATAAGTAAGTCTGAGGAAACAAATATTTGTAAGAAGAAATTGGTAAAATTTCACATGCAAAGGAATAGGAGAGCCAACACCTGCACCTTTTTAGCTTGACATGCTACTCTGAATTTCTGATGGTGATGCAATGTATCATCTGGGAGAGGCACTATTCTGGTTTACTCCAAACAAGTTGGTCATCACAGATTCCTGGTTCCTCTTCTGCACCAAGCACATGAATAGATTTTTATTGGATGTAGTTCCACAGCGAAAGCCTACTCCCGTATATTATGTTATATTACGAAGCATAACATTGCAACTAACATAACTTAAACACACATATTACAACGCCAATGCATGGACTAGGGAACAGGACGACCTTTCTACTATACTCCATGAAGACTCCATAGGTGCTATACAAGATCATCACATAGTTGGTGGTACAATGCCCGATTCCCGATTGCTCGAGTTACTTCTATGTACTGGAGGGCAGCTTGGTCTGCATCATGAGCAATTGTGGCTTTCTCGCCCATATAGTCATacacctcctcctcatcgtaGCGGCCCCTCTCGTCCTCAATTATTATATTGTGCATTATGACACATGCGGTCATAATATTATGAAGTGTGCTTTCATTCCAAATTCAACCTGGGCCACGAATTATGGTGAACCGTGACTGCAGGACACCAAATGCACGTTCAACATCTTTCTGGACCAATGCTTGCTTGGCAGAGGCATACACGCTCTTGTTCCCCCTTGGTGCTGAAATTGCCTTCACTATGGTCACCCATTTGGGGTATATTCTATCGCCTAGGTAGTACCCCACGCCATGCATGTTACCGTTAATGGTGTATGACACAGGAGGCGCCGTGCTGTCTGTGAGCCTGCTGAAAATGTTAGAGCGGTGCAAAACATTTATGTCATTCAAACTACCGACCATTCCAAAGAAAGCATGCTATATACATAGATCGTATGACACAACCGCCTCCAAAGCTCCATGCCATGCTTTCGGGTAATTCTTCCAAATCCCAATGCATACAGTCGATGCTCCCAAGCATCCTGGGGAACACTCGTTGCTCGCCAATGGCTAATAGTCGAGCAGTATCCTCTGCAATGGGAGCGCAGAGGTACTGATCGAAGCAAATCAAGAGAATGGCCTCCACAAATTTGGTTAGGGTGAGCATCGTTGTGCTACCCCCTATTCAAACATACTCGTCCACTGTGTTTACACTAACTCCGTATGCCAGTTGACGTATGGTGGCTGTCATCTTTTGGAGGGAGCTTAGGCCCAGCTTCCCAGTGGCATCCCTCTTCTGCCGAAACTAAGGGTCGTGGTCCTCCACAACAGTGGCAATTCTCAAGaataatgactaactcatccgAAACCTTAGAGGGTGACCAATCGTTATAAGTACTCATCGATAGCTATAAATGTGTTAGTACTAAATATGGCCTTACCTACAACGGAACGATGCATCACCATACACTGGGACATCGGCGAAGTAGTCTCAGAATAACCTAGCAGCACCTTCCCGGTGCCCGCAGTCTATAACTGCATGTCCTAGCACGGAGCAACGGTGATGTGGGTGATGTTGGGCAACAAGCTCTTCCTCCTCGATGGCGAGCAGCAACAtcaattcttcctcatcatcactcGAGTCTGATGAAAATATGGAAGGATCTCCAAACATAGACAAGCTCATCGTGTGAATGTAAAATGCAGAGGCAATTGCACCTCTCTACTTTGGCAGCCACCCTCTTTTATAGTTGTGGCAGTCTTCTCGAGTAAGCAACCCGCGCCTAGCTTCCCTTGCAAGATAACGACCATGAGCTTCCTGGCTTCCAGGGGAAGAATCGTGACCACGAAGATATCAGGCATGTGGTTCCTAGCTTCCAGGAGAAGAATCGTGCCCACAAAGCTAGCAGGGAATTTGGTTAAGGAATTAAGACCATTTATGTACAAAAATACATGTACGTATTGCTGGTTGATGTGTGCTTGGAACCATGAAATGGGTAGTGTGCATGCTGCTTTGATCTGTGTACTTGGGAAAACAACGAAATATAGAAGAGAGTGGTAATGAAAATTGGTGGCAGAGGGAGTTTGTATTGGAGGCGCATGCAGCATTCTTCTCCCTATACAAAATACATTGACCGTGTATACGTGCCACATATTGTAGTTGTATTATATGTGTCATGACAGTTATGTGGAAAATGATAGAATATTAGAAGTCTGTTGGGGAAGGGAATGGGGAAGTGAATGTTGTTGGAGTGCAGGAACCTGAAGGGAACGAGTCTGGGAAGGGAATCCCTTCGGGAAGAGATTTTGGGGTaggaagggaacaaaatgaagggaaACAGTTGGAGATAGTCTCACGGTGATTCCTATCTACTTGTCCATGGCCTCTTGCCTACCACCTTGGGCGCTGGAGGCTATTGATAGGATTCATCGTGCATTCCTTTGGTGCAACACTGATATGGTGTCCAAAGGACATTGTTTGGTCTCCTGGTCACGCAACTGTCTACCGCTCTCTCTTGGCGGGCTTGGAGTTCTCAACCTCTCAAACCTGGGCTTCACCCTTCGATTGCGCTGGGAGTGGTTGCGTCGGGTCAACAATTCGCGGTCCTAGGTATCCCTGCCATCAAAGAGCGAGCTCATCATCCGTTTGATGTTCCAGGCTTCTTTCTCAGTTGAGGTTGGTAATATCGCTAAGACTCTGTTCTAGATAGACAAATGGTTGGCTGGCGCTTCAATTCAGCATATGGCACCCCATCTTTTGCAGGCGGTTAGCAAGCGCTTCTCGCGATCAAGAACGGTAGATCAAGCCTTGTGCAACCGTCGATGGGTGCGTGACATTACGGGGTCGCTAACAGTGCTCATTCTTGTTGAGTATCTTCATGTTTGGGACACAGTAGAGCAAGTGCGGCTGTCGGATGACCCTGATAAATTCATTTGGCGGTGGACGGCCAACCAACAGTACTCGGCCTCTTCAACTTATAGGGTGTTCTTTTTTGGGCAGACCAAACTTCCTGGAGCGTAACAACTCTGGAAGACAAAGGCTCTGGCGAaatgcaagttcttctttttgTTGGCGTTGTATGGTCGTTGTTGGACGAATGACTGACTGCAAAGACACAAGGAATGAAGGACCATGCTCCCTCTGTTCTCAGGCTTCTGAAACTATACAACATTTGCTCTTGGGTTGTGTCTTTAGCCGCGAAGTATGGTTCCACCTCCTGAGGCTGGCATGCCTTGACCAGTTTGCACCGCGGGCAGACATTGAGCTGGTTGACTGGTGACTCCCTACTCGTAAGCAGCTCCCTAAGGATCTAAGGCGCAGTTTCGACTCCCTGTTAGTGCTAGTCGCCTGGTTCATATGGAGGGGGAGAAACAATCATGTTTTCAATCGTGCTGCTTCCTTGTCGGGGGCTCTGAGCAAAGCGAATCAGGATGAGGGGCGCTACTGGTGCCAATCCGGCAATAGGCGGCTAATGCAACTCCTCCATCCTCCTTAGCTAATCTTTGTCTAAGTGTTTGGTCCATGCAAACTGTAATCTCCAGCTCTGGATCGCCCAGGCGTGATGGAGTGAACTCTTGTGCTTCTTTCTCTTAATGAAACAACGTGCTCAGGCGCgttctcaaaaaaaatatgggtTTCTACACAAAAGCTTGGGTTTCCCGGTTCCCACTTGAGATTTTCTGAGTTTAGACTAAGATATCAGTTCATACGACTAGTGAAAACATGAACTCCACAATAATTCAACCTCTTGCGAAGTTAGCAGTGTCCAGTTCTCCTTAACATCTCATCTACATACGGCAGGAAAATCAGTTAACTTGACAGTCTCATACACACTAGTGGCAATATTGCACAAGCCCACCCTTAAAAACCAGTATACCTTGTGAGCACACAAAAATGAAGGCACTATTCTCCATATCCAATTTGTCGTCCTGGAAAATCAAACAGGGCAAATGGCGCAGCTAAATATAAAATTGTAGTCTAGCAGAAGAAAATCGAGGTTCCTTTTGCCGCAGCAACATCAATCATAATAGTGTATTGGAACACGGATTGCTCGGCTTGATTATGCCTTTTCAGCATTTCAGTATCAAGAAGGTTTGAATCAAAGCATACAGTTCAGAGCACACACCCAAATGTGGGCCTTGCACATTTTGGACAGTTAACAGATCATAGCACAACATGAATGACATGTCAAGATACTATCAGCGTATACACCAGCTGGTTCTTCTGTGAGAAGCAAGAGGAAATGCATACACATAACATCTACCATCCAGAGAAATCTTTGAACTCTACACTAGAAGCATTCACTTTTCTCTTCTTGCTTGAATCATCAGCTGCACCAGCATTTCCAGTCACATCAACAGAGCCAGCAGTTCGAGCTTTTAAGTACTTGCCAACTCCACCGCCAGCACTTGTTGAACCAGAAACACCAGTTCCTGGGTTGCTATACCAAGATCCCACCTTATCCTGAATTAATGTAAATGCATGTTAGTACAactgaagaaaaataaatgcaaaaagTCAATGATTATAGCTAAAACAAGCTATGAGGCAACATTACATAATCCTcatcctttttctcctcctgctcctcctttgccttttcttcttcctcatctggcTCCGTGTAAGGATTCACGAATATACTAACTTTTAGTATCTTTATTTCATCCTGTAAATCAAGAAAGGCATAGGAATACCATGTTCAAAAAAGTTTTGCATTCACTAAAATAATTATGAAGGAGAACGAAGTATAAAAAACAAATCTAACAAATACGAAATATGATCTTCAGAGACACTGGAACATGAAAGATAATACTTAAAAAATAAGCATCACAGTAGCAGAAAAAAGATAGAGTGACACTAACCAATGGCCGGTCGTCATCATCAACAGGAACCTTTTCCATAGCTGAAAGTGTGgtcaaaccaccaaccaccataccaaATACCGTGTGCTTGAAATTTAAATGTGGTGCAGACTTGTACAAGATAAAAAATTGGGATCCATTGGTATGAGGACCAGAATTTGCCATGCTGACCACACCTCTTCCTGAATGTAGCAGCTTTGAATTCGGCTCATCCTGGAAAGGTTTACCCCATATGGACTCTCCTCCACTTCCTGTGCCAGTTGGGTCACCTCCTTGAATCATGAAGTTCCTGTAAGAAGGGAATGAGAAAAAAGGTCAAGATTTAGATATGGTCATAAAAACTAAAGGAAGATAATGGACTAAAGCAACCAGAACATACTTTATGCTCCTATGGAAGATAAGACCATTGTAGTAACCATTTTCACAATGCGTGAGAAAATTTTCACATGTCCGAGGAGTTATATCACAATGAAGCTCCAAATTCAAATCACCATGGGTTGTATGCAGCTGAACATATCCTTTCTTTTTTGGGTTCCTTTCAACTTTAACATACTCAAATTCGTTTTTGGTAACAGGATCATAGGCAGTCGATGTGAAGGAACGTGAAGCTGCTCCAGTAGTGTAACGACTTTTGACCTGAAATCATTGAATTATCTCCATAAGAAAACATTGTTGGATAGGTAAAGCAACGCTATCGTAAGAAATGAAGATGAGAAGACAGTATACCAATTTAGCATTTACAGGAGCTCGATCCCCTGCCATATGCATAGCAATTCTAGCAGCAGTTTTCTCAGCAGAAGCAGcctttgctgctgctgcactcCTGCCATggacagaagcagaagcagcaTCCACAATACTGAAACACTGTTGCGGTTTAGATTCTTTTCCCGATTTTGAGTcatccttctctttttttgctAAAATAGCAGCAAGTGCAGCAACtctttctttttgagctttCTGCCCTCCACCCCCCTGCAAAAAGGCTATCTTTCCTTTTTCCGTCCCAAGTTCCTTAATCATTTGCTTAAGATCACCAGAAATATTTATGTTGTAGGTTGGATCATCTTTCATTCGCTGCAACTCTGCAAGGCAGCCAGCCAGTCAGAATACATAAGTTAAATCGCAAACAActgaaattgaaaaaaaaaaaggtaaatgaAAGGGAGAGCACAATCGAACCTTCATCCTCAAGTTTGAGGCCCTTTTTGACATGGTCGAATTCCCCTAGGACCTTGCTATCAAGCACGTTTGGATTCTACCAAAGTTACAAAAGTTGAACATAATTAGGCTATGCGGCTAAATGTTAATAAGAAACTGCGCAAGTAGATTCTTCATAATAGTTACCTGAATTGTTATCAAATCATTTCGAGTGAAGGGCTCATCAGTTAGCAACTCTTTCCAATTTTTTGGCTTGATGTTAAGCTCTTGGATTGCCTGTGTTTTATAAAGCATGGACATGTAAGCTAAGAAAATACCGTACCATGAAGCTGGATACTTGAGAAAGCTTATGAAGCCTCACCTCATAACAGAAGACATTTCCAGTAGTTTTTACAGCAACTATGTGCGTGAATTCTGTAAAAACTTTGTTCAGAACAGGGCACTGGAACTCTCCTGCAAAAAAAATGAACACTGATTTAATATATGAAGTGGATGTAAAGCACACATATCTCAAGATAGAAGGAAGACACAATTGAACTAGCAGATCGATCTGGTACGAGTTCAAGCTGCATTGGTATTCTCACAGCCTAGATTTAACTCACCATCTGAGTTCTTGTGGAACGTGAGAGGAATAAGATCTTCCTGCTTGAGCATTGCTCCGGTTACTGGATGTTTTCCAAACTTTTTAAGGTATGGGATTATGCTCCTACATAGACAAACAACAAACTCAGAATTCCTAATCTTTTTAAcccttatattttttataaaaatctaAAGAGCTCATTGAACTGGAATGCTTAGCTACTCACATCAAATCGAAGACGCTTCCATCAGCCGTGCACACTGGATCCTCAAATGGAAGAAA
The nucleotide sequence above comes from Phragmites australis chromosome 4, lpPhrAust1.1, whole genome shotgun sequence. Encoded proteins:
- the LOC133916688 gene encoding peptidyl-prolyl cis-trans isomerase CYP65 → MGKKQHSKDRMFITRTEWATEWGGAKKKVAAAPFKRLPFYCCALTFLPFEDPVCTADGSVFDLMSIIPYLKKFGKHPVTGAMLKQEDLIPLTFHKNSDGEFQCPVLNKVFTEFTHIVAVKTTGNVFCYEAIQELNIKPKNWKELLTDEPFTRNDLITIQNPNVLDSKVLGEFDHVKKGLKLEDEELQRMKDDPTYNINISGDLKQMIKELGTEKGKIAFLQGGGGQKAQKERVAALAAILAKKEKDDSKSGKESKPQQCFSIVDAASASVHGRSAAAAKAASAEKTAARIAMHMAGDRAPVNAKLVKSRYTTGAASRSFTSTAYDPVTKNEFEYVKVERNPKKKGYVQLHTTHGDLNLELHCDITPRTCENFLTHCENGYYNGLIFHRSIKNFMIQGGDPTGTGSGGESIWGKPFQDEPNSKLLHSGRGVVSMANSGPHTNGSQFFILYKSAPHLNFKHTVFGMVVGGLTTLSAMEKVPVDDDDRPLDEIKILKVSIFVNPYTEPDEEEEKAKEEQEEKKDEDYDKVGSWYSNPGTGVSGSTSAGGGVGKYLKARTAGSVDVTGNAGAADDSSKKRKVNASSVEFKDFSGW